A window of Bacteroidales bacterium contains these coding sequences:
- a CDS encoding GYD domain-containing protein produces MQTYMLFTKLSTDLSYELKNRERQGRAWMDQVKEKCPEVKFLAHYAILGEYDFIDIYEAPDPETAAKVSIISQAHGAMHAKSLLAIPYKRFLELAEEI; encoded by the coding sequence ATGCAAACGTACATGCTTTTCACAAAACTTTCAACCGACCTGTCGTATGAGTTGAAAAACCGCGAACGTCAGGGGCGCGCCTGGATGGACCAGGTAAAGGAAAAATGCCCTGAGGTGAAATTCCTGGCACATTATGCCATCCTCGGCGAATACGATTTTATCGACATTTACGAAGCACCCGATCCCGAGACGGCAGCCAAGGTGTCCATTATCAGCCAGGCACATGGCGCTATGCATGCCAAAAGCCTGCTGGCTATCCCGTATAAGCGATTTCTCGAACTCGCAGAAGAGATTTAG